The following DNA comes from Lemur catta isolate mLemCat1 chromosome 19, mLemCat1.pri, whole genome shotgun sequence.
TCTAATGCTTGTGAAGAACCCTGAAGGACCCTTCCAGAGGGAATGGGGTTCTGGAATTCCAGAAAACTTaggtaaaaaatataatgaatgtatAACCAGAAGCTCAACACCCCACGGTTGCCAGAAAGATTAGGGGAGAAGACAAACTATTGCAGCCAACATCCTGCTCTGCTTCCAGGCTCTGGAAAAGCTGGGTGCATGGTGAGCAGAGTGGAACTCTCTTCAACGCTTCAGCCCAGAAAgtgtcaaagatttttttttggtgggggttCCAGGGTAGTAGACAGGCAAGGATGTGGAAGTGGGGAGAGTGATAGCTGCTGAAGTACTGCAGCTTCTGGAACAGAACTCTCCAGAGATAAagagacactttttttttttgagacagagtgtcactttgttgccttggctagagtgagtgccgtggcgtcagcctagctcacagcaacctcaaactcctgggctcaagcgatcctcctgcctcagcctcccgagtagctgggactacaggcatgcgccaccatgcccggctaatttttttctatatacatttttcgttggccggttaatttctttctatttttagtagagacagaatctcgctcaggctggtctcgaactcctgacctggagcgatccacccgcctcggcctcccagagtgctaggattacaggcgtgagccaccgcgcccggccaaaatgcAGCAGGAAAGGGTAACAGGAATTGTGGATGGattggcaattttattttatcatcttgCTTTTTAGagaagggtctcactatgttgaccagactggtcttgaactcctgggctcaagtgatcctcctgcctcagcctcccaacgtgctagggttataggtgtgagccactgtgcccggcctttttttttaaaagctcaaaaaCTGCCAAAGACAGGAACTGTGTATGTTGAATCCAAGTTCAGATTGCCTCTCCGGATTAAGGAAGCTGACCCTCCTGTGCAGGTGGGCTGCTGGGAGTCTGAAATCTGTCTCTTGGAAGCCAGCAGGCATCAATAAACATGCCCTCATGGGCTTGCACAAAGCTGGGAGGCATTGTGCTCCTTGCCAACCACTGGCAAGGTCCTGAAGTCCCAGAACCACTAGATCTGGCTTTGGGCAGGTCTGGGATAAAAGGATCCAGCCTCAAACTCAGGCAGGAGCACAGGATCTGGCCAAGGAGAACAAGATACTTGACTCAGATTTCAGGAGCCCTTTGCTGCTTTTTGGAGGGTGAAGGAAAATACCTTTAGTACAGTCAACTCTGATCACATCCCCCATCCACACATCAACCCCAAGCTTCTAGTCTTCTCAGGGATTTCAGGGCACCATTCCCAACTCAGCTGCCACCGGTAGCAGAGTGGGAGGTGTGAATTAAAAGTTCATATCACCAACCCCTGTCTCTGCAGCATTTTTGGAGCCGTGTGTGTGTTGTAAGAGGGGAAGCTGGGCAGCTTCCAAGGGCTTTCATTACTCGTGATGTCTTGGGGTGTTGTCCCTACTTAAATCCCTTGTGGCTGGACTTGTGTGAGCTGTGGTCCCTGTTTTTCTGGTTCCGCGTTTCAATCACACAGAAAAGTAAGGACAGAGAGACCTTCCAGGACCCAACGATCTGGGACCGTCAGTATTAGCCCCCAGACCTCTTTTCCCAGGGGGATCTCCGTGTTCAGCCCCATAGCCTGAGGATTTGAGAAGGTGGAGAAGGGGGTGACCAAAGAGTATAATCATTGAACTACATTTCCCATAAAGCTAAGGGATTAACGGCGCTAATCTGCTATGAAGAAAGAGACCCAACGGCCTTCTGGGAGTCGTAGTCCTAAGGTTAAAATATCTGCTTCCCGCATCTCTGGCTCCACGCCAGTTTCCAAAGGGCCGGGGGCAGTTAGCCGGAAGCCTGGGTCCTGGGGCCATGGGGAGGGTGGAAGCTAAACGCCAGAAGCCCGGTGCCTGGCTCTGGAAACCGGAGCACGCAGCTAACTTCCCTTTCGGTAGATATTGGGAAGTAAATTCTAGTCTGAAAAGGTGGCAGCCACTGTGACGTCGTGGAGCGATGGGCGGGGCCTCCCTTTGTTGCAGTCCAATCCGACTCAGAGTTGGGCTTCTGGGCGGGGCCAAGGGAAACCCCAGGGACTATCTCAGGAAACTAGAGACCCCACGCGGAAAACTCAAAGAGGAAGGCCGCAAGTTTCTCGTAGACAGGAGACCTTCCGTGACCCAGACCCCAGTGGAAAACTCCATTCCACGAGACCGATTCACTCTCGCCCCAAACAAAATCCTTAATTTTAGCCATGGGAAAATATGAGAGTAGAAGATCGTGACCCCGGCTTCCTCTTTACAAGCCCTCAGAACCTGGACTGGGCTCCTTAGCGAACCCTAGTGTTTGAAGGCACCGCATAAGTCAGGGATCAAGGTCGGGGAGCGGCTGTTGAGGATGCATCGCTGTTCAGGGTGTATCAGGTCTCGTCTGTTTCCTAAGAGGGGTGTGCCCTGCAAATTGGGGGTCCGTTAGTCTTGGGAAAGGGTGAACAAGGCCAGTATGGAGGGCGGCATGAAGTCTTGCTTAAGTGTGTAGCGTCCCCAGTTTAGGGACTCGGAGTGTGTTTTGATTTTGAGAGAGTTCTGAGTTTGACGATATCCTCGTTGGTTCTGTATTAAATGGTTTATTTGGTTTGGGCATTGAATTTTCAGCTTGAGGTGCAAGGTCTGAGTGGTAGTGCCTCAGTGTTGATACACTTAAGGTTTGGAGTTTAGGATCACATCAATTTGGGAAATTGAGAATCCTGTAGTTTGGGAAGGGGTAAACCGAGCGGGGAATTCTATGTCCTGAATTTGGGGACTGGTGAGTCCCTCCTCTTTAATAGTTTGCTGAGCTCTCAGTTGGAGTGCAGTGAGGACTCTAAATTGGGGGCCCCTGGATTCAATTTCACATTTTGGAGGTATCTGATGAAGGATATCAGTCCTCTTCATTTGGAGATTTCCTAAAGATCCTCGTTTCGTAGTTTGGGGACCTGGTGGATGGGGGTCTAGTGCGGCTCTCTGAGATGACCTTTGGCTTCTCTTTGCTTAGCGTTCACCTGCTCTTGGTTTAGAGTGAGAGGACCCTTCTTGACGGTCTTCAAGGACTGCGGCTCTTGACTGCAATGAAGCCAAGTTTTGCCCTCCTGTTGGCAGCTCTGGCCAGCTACCTGCTTCCTGCAAGGGGCTGTGTCATGTGTAGCCCCTTGGTCAGGACGGCACTAAGATCCTTGAAAGAAGATTACCTGCCTGACCACCTGGATGTCCAGCATCACAAAAATGTGATGGAAAGGGTGGAACAGGCCATGCACGATTTCAAGAACTTGCCACTTGAGGAGGATTCCTTTATGGGGGCCATTGGTGAGAGGGTAGGGCAGAGAGCAGACTCCAGGGTTCTGGGAATGgagagggctggggccagggggaggaaggggctggaAGCAGGTCTTTTGGGTGCACCAATGGAGGAGGCTGAGATTCTGGGGTTCCCTAGGGCCAgtaaatactgttttccatacatttatttatttattttcagagacaaggtctcactcttgctcagattagtctcagactcctgagctcaagcgatcctcccgcctgggcctcccagagtgctaggattacagtgagCCATCGCGTCCGGCTGTAATAATTACCTTACCCCTTATCTGACAATTTTCTGTACAACTCCCAGAAGGCTAATCCTTAACCAGGCCTACCCTTGCCCCGTGGACTCATGCATATTTCTAAGGCTAGGTGGGCCAATAAGACAGTAATGCTGGAATCTGGGGTTCTCCCCCCACAGATGAGACCACACTGAACAAGGCATCCTGGAGTTTGATAAAGGATCTAAAACGCATCACTGACAGTGATGTAAAAGGTAAATAGACCCAGGGGGCAGGGGGCCCCACAATCTCTTAGGAAAGCCACTGCTGGTGATGTGTGGTCTCTTGGTCGGACTGTTAGCTTCAAAttgcagctctgccacttcctagctgtgtggccttgagcaagggACTTTGAAGCTTCCTCAGCTCTAagatgggccaggcgcggtggctcacacctgtaatcctagcactctgggaggcagaggtgggaggatcatttgagctcaggagttcacgaccagcctgagcaagtgcgagaccctgtctctactaaaaatagaaagaaattagctggacaactaaaaatatatagaaaaacttagccaggcatggtggcgcattcctatagtcccagctatttgggagcctgaggcagaaggatcgcttgagcccaggagtttgaggttgctgtgagctaggcagatgccgcggcactctagcctgggcaacagagcgagactctatcttaaaaaaaaaaataaataaataaaataagatactcTAAAATGGAAGGCATACAGTGCCTTGGTTCCTcagttgctgtgaagattaaatgtgtaTTGCTTTGCCTAGTGGCTGGCATTATGTTAAGTGGTCAGTTTTGGTGCCCTTCCCTGAGAATGCCTGTCTCTGCAGACAGAGGCAAACTTCTGGCACCTTATATCTgggattgggggtgggaggaCCACTGCACCATTCTGTTTCTTCCCAGGTGAGCTCTTTATGAAGGAACTATTCTGGATGTTGCGCCTGCAAAAGGAAACCTTTGCCACCTATGCTGCTCAATTCCAAAAAGAGGGTGAGAGAAGGTGGGAGTCTGGGaccccagccccctccttccACAACCCAACAGTCCCTATCCCCAGCCTCTTATTTACTTCTCTGAGCTCAGTTCCTCTGCTGCCCCAGActtctcctccctcagacccaagTCCTTCCCCCTCAAATCCAAGagtccaaatcccagctcttcccccAACCCTCTCCTCCGTCGTCTTTAATTTGGAAATCTGactgtcatctctctctctctctctctctttttcccttcggAGGCAGCTTATTGTCCCAACAAATGTGGTGAGTACAGATCGTGGAAGCTGGCTCTCTACCCCTCATCGCTGCCCCACGAATGCACaatcttccccttcccttctttgGATCCTGGTGTTTTTTTCGTTCTCCACGTCTGAGATGTTCCCAGGCCTCCAATACTCTTTTTCCACCTTCGGTTTCTGGGGGAGTGGGTCGTCTTCTACTTACACTCTTTACTGAGCCTTGTTTGAACCTGCTTCCTACCCAGGTACGTTCTGGCCCTGTCCCTCCTGAGGATTTGTCACGTGACCCGCCCCCAGCCCGaggccctgccctctccttttAACCCCGCCCCTTCTCGGGCAAATACAGCCTTGACCCTTCCCCTTCAGGTACGATGTTTCAGACTCTGATCTGGTGCAGCACCTGCCAAAAGGAGATTCATGCTTGTCGGAAGTCTCCCGATTGCGGGGGTGAGAGCTGGACCCAGTAGGAGGGGGTGGTGCAAGAGGGGTGGGATGAGATGAGAGACTGAGAAAGCTGACATGAAGATAGCAGATCAGAGAAGGTGGGGTTCCAACCAAATGTAAGGGAGTTAAGGGAGGGCAGAGAACCACGATGGAGTGTCCCACAGTCTTCCCTCATCCCCAGAGCGCACAGTGGAGGTCCATCAAACGGAAGACATGATCCTGGACTGTGAATTGAACTGGCATCGCACCTCAGAAGGCCTCTCCTATTACAAATTTTACAGGGTGGGGTCCTCGACTCCTGCAACCTTTGAACTCCCTAGTCTATCATGTCTCTGTGAGCTCCTTGGCCCCTAGATCCACTGGCCTGCACCCACACCCTCATGACCCATGGTCTCTACTGGCCCCTGGGGACCCCATGCCCTGACCAGTGACACTGTGGACTCCCATCTCCTGCACCAGGGCCCCGTGATCTTCTCACCCCTGTACTCCCCTACCCCTGAATTCCCCAGGCCTCTGTGATCCCTTGAACTTGGGTCTAGGTTTGGGGAAACAATACTGAGACCATGGTGTCTATGAGGACAGCGCCCACCCTGACCAAGCCCATGGTGGGTCCAGAGGATGCAGGCCGTTACCGCTGCGAGCTGGGCTCTGTGAATTCCAGCCCAGCCACCATCATCTATTTTAATGTCACAGGTCAGTGCTGTGGGGTTGAGAGAAGAGTGGGATTTGGGTCCAGGAGTCTGGGGCCAGCTCCCGGGGCGTGGCCTTAGCTATGGGGGCGTGGCTTCCCGGTGGGTGTGGTTTCCTGCCTGGGGCGTGGTCTCTGGCCCCACGCGCAGGGTTCCCTTGGGTGTGTCCGGGCTTCGCGCAATTGGAGATGAGATCTCCTGCAGAGCTGGGTGCCCGGCGAGCTTGCCTTTGCCCTTCCAGGACTGCTCACCTCTTTGTCCCTTCTCCATCAGTGTTGCCCAAACGGGGCGAGGAGGAGAAACCGTCATCAAACACTGTAACCCAGGGCAAGGGGAACTCAGAGTCGTCTCAAAAGCCCGACAACGTGCTGAAAGGGCGCCTTGTAGGGCTGCTGTTCTGGGCCTCGCTAGTACTCTTAGTCAGCGTCCTCCTCGCGTGAGCACCCCACTGGCGGAGGCGGACTTGAAGTGTGGGGCGGGGATTCCCAGGTCCCAGCGCAGAAGCAGGTCTGGAAGCTGCTGGGGACAGAGAGCCAGACTTCCACTCGGGGTGGAGCGGGCTTAGGAGGGGGACTCTGAGGGCGAGGGTTAGATTATTGCAAAATATTTCAGATGGAGGGCGGCTGGGAGGGGTGTTCCTCACTCGATTGGTACCTAACCTGGATTCTCCCCTAGCATATTGTGTCGAAAGAAGCTGGTAGGTTTCAAAAAGTCGTCAGTGGTCAGCCTCGGCAGTGGAGCTGCTGAACACCCCCGGGTTCCAAAGGAAAAGGCCAAAAACCGAAGGAGCCAATAAAGATTTATCTTGTTGTCTAAGCATCTGACTCACTCCTTCGGCTTGATCCTAATTTTTGGTTTCCCAAAACGAGAGGTCTGGGGATGGGCTCCTGCCTGAGGGAAGAGGAGCCGGAAACCGGGACCCCTGGGTCCTGGAGGGACCGGCCAACTGCCATGTAATTCCAGGATCGAGGAATCGGGCAGGGCCTGCCCTACACACATCTCCTCCCCCAGGCCTGGTCTCCTCACAGGACGCCCCCTCCCCGCTCTTCCTGCCGGGTTTCCTCTTGCCTTTTCCTGTCCCCCACCCAGCgctgggagctggggcagaggcaAAGGCTGAACGGGAGCAGTAGAACTACCCAGGCCAGGGAGCCAGGGCCTCCGGGTGCTGCCGGACCCGAAGCAGGGTAAGAGCCAGGGGCCCAGGAGTCCAGACTCCTACTCCCTCCGACCCCAGAGTCAGTCCCTGGCCATGTCCCATCCCAGGACCCAGGAGTCCAGGGTCCCATCCCTCTCCTCCATCTGCACTCAAGAGTCTGAGCCCTAAGCCCCCCCCCCACTTGGGGCTCCAGGTCCCTTCCACCCCATTGTCACACTCGGTGCCTTAGGAGTTGGGACTTTTCCCATCCTCAGGGCCATGCTGTCTGGTGAACGGAAGGAGGGCGGAAGCCCCCGCTTTGGGAAGCTCCATCTCCCTGTGGGCCTGTGGATCAATTCCCCCAGGAAGCAGCTGGCCAAGCTGGGGCGACGCTGGCCCAGTGCTGCCTCTGTCAAGTGAGTGCCCATCTCCACAGGACTCCCGTCCCTGCCCTCGAGCCTCGCATCTGCCCCTGCTTATGGCCCGGGCCCTGCACCGGGGCATGCCAGGGACCCTGAAAGGGTCGGCTCTGGTTCTTGTCCTCAATGGGCAAGTGAGATGGTGGGCAGGGGGAGATGGTGGGACACAGTGATAGCAGGGCACggcggagggggaggggtggtggcaAGCTGGCCCAGGAGATGGAGTTAGGCCGGATGGGCACGGGGATGGGAATACGGGAGGCGCAGGGCTTTGAttcaccttccttcctcccctccccgctcACCTCTTGGAATTTCCTTCTGTGAGACttgcctttatttattcatttatttatttattttatttctccctctttgCCTTCGGTCGCTGCCCATCCCCCATCTCCATCCATCCTggtctctcctcccttctctgcctggGTCTCTGACCACCTTTCTCCTAATCTGTCTCCCGTGTCGgtgtccttctgtgtctctcCCGCGACTGTGTTCCCCGGCGGGCTCCCAGGTCTTCGTCTTCGGACACGGGGAGCCGCAGcagtgagccactgctcccgccTCCACCGCACGTGGAGCTGCGGCGAGT
Coding sequences within:
- the IZUMO1 gene encoding izumo sperm-egg fusion protein 1, translated to MKPSFALLLAALASYLLPARGCVMCSPLVRTALRSLKEDYLPDHLDVQHHKNVMERVEQAMHDFKNLPLEEDSFMGAIDETTLNKASWSLIKDLKRITDSDVKGELFMKELFWMLRLQKETFATYAAQFQKEAYCPNKCGTMFQTLIWCSTCQKEIHACRKSPDCGERTVEVHQTEDMILDCELNWHRTSEGLSYYKFYRVWGNNTETMVSMRTAPTLTKPMVGPEDAGRYRCELGSVNSSPATIIYFNVTVLPKRGEEEKPSSNTVTQGKGNSESSQKPDNVLKGRLVGLLFWASLVLLVSVLLAILCRKKLVGFKKSSVVSLGSGAAEHPRVPKEKAKNRRSQ